One window of the Pseudofrankia sp. DC12 genome contains the following:
- a CDS encoding FtsW/RodA/SpoVE family cell cycle protein, with protein MSLPPLRRPRPADLTATFAGFPLPPGLELPPYRRRELGLLVFAGILATGAFAALMLAHNGTLTFQVATYGLGFFALWGLAHLAVRWFAPAADPLLLPLVAALNGIGLVMIYRIDLARADAQRSAHKTVTAGAAQTQLVWTLLAIIVFVLVLAVVRDHTTLTRYTYTAGLAGILFLILPAVPGIGASINGARLWLRVGPFSFQPSEVSKILLMIFFAGYLSRMRDVISLASPTFLGMKLPRPRDLGPVLVAWAASLGVLVIENDLGSSLLLFAIFLVILYTATEQVSWVAIGLLLFCGGALLADHLFSHVQVRVDGWLHAFSGANPSGKSYQLVQGLYGFAAGGITGTGLGQGNPRKVPFSNTDFIMASLGEELGLTGVMAILVMYALIVMRGLRAAIGARDPFGKLLATGLSASLAFQVFVQVGGVMRLIPLTGITLPFVSYGGSSIVANAAIIALLLRISDSTTRSPREEAAPAPLYDPDALAGARTQVVVKSS; from the coding sequence ATGAGCCTGCCGCCGCTGCGCCGGCCACGCCCCGCGGACCTCACGGCCACCTTCGCCGGATTCCCACTGCCACCAGGGCTCGAGCTACCGCCGTACCGTCGGCGTGAGCTGGGCCTGCTGGTGTTCGCGGGAATCCTGGCGACCGGTGCGTTCGCGGCGCTGATGCTGGCACACAACGGCACGCTGACCTTCCAGGTCGCCACCTACGGCCTTGGCTTCTTCGCGCTGTGGGGTCTGGCGCATCTGGCCGTCCGCTGGTTCGCCCCGGCGGCCGACCCGCTGCTGTTGCCGCTGGTCGCGGCCCTCAACGGCATCGGCCTCGTGATGATCTACCGGATCGACCTGGCGAGGGCGGACGCGCAGCGCAGCGCGCACAAGACGGTCACCGCCGGCGCGGCGCAGACCCAGCTGGTCTGGACCCTTCTGGCGATCATCGTGTTCGTGCTGGTGCTCGCGGTCGTCCGCGACCACACGACGCTCACCCGCTACACGTACACGGCGGGCCTCGCCGGCATACTCTTCCTGATCCTGCCGGCGGTCCCCGGCATCGGCGCGTCGATCAACGGGGCCCGGCTGTGGCTGCGGGTCGGCCCGTTCTCGTTCCAGCCCAGCGAGGTCTCGAAGATCCTTCTCATGATCTTCTTCGCCGGCTACCTCAGCCGGATGCGCGACGTCATCTCCCTCGCCTCGCCGACCTTCCTGGGCATGAAACTGCCGCGGCCACGGGACCTGGGCCCGGTGCTGGTCGCCTGGGCGGCGAGCCTCGGCGTCCTCGTCATCGAGAACGACCTGGGCTCGTCGCTGCTGCTGTTCGCGATCTTCCTGGTGATCCTCTACACGGCCACCGAGCAGGTCTCGTGGGTCGCGATCGGCCTGCTGCTGTTCTGCGGTGGCGCACTCCTCGCCGACCACCTGTTCTCCCACGTCCAGGTCCGGGTCGACGGCTGGCTGCACGCGTTCAGCGGCGCCAACCCCAGCGGCAAGTCCTACCAGCTCGTGCAGGGCCTGTACGGCTTCGCGGCCGGCGGGATCACCGGCACCGGCCTGGGCCAGGGCAACCCGCGCAAGGTGCCGTTCTCGAACACCGACTTCATCATGGCCAGCCTCGGTGAGGAGCTCGGCCTGACCGGCGTCATGGCGATCCTGGTCATGTACGCGCTGATCGTCATGCGAGGGCTGCGGGCCGCGATCGGCGCCCGCGACCCGTTCGGCAAGCTGCTGGCGACCGGACTGTCGGCCTCGCTGGCCTTCCAGGTCTTCGTGCAGGTGGGCGGCGTGATGCGGCTGATTCCGCTGACCGGCATCACCTTGCCGTTCGTCTCGTACGGCGGCTCCTCCATCGTCGCCAACGCGGCGATCATCGCGCTGCTGTTGCGGATCAGCGACAGCACCACCCGCAGCCCGCGGGAGGAGGCCGCGCCGGCACCCCTGTACGACCCGGATGCCCTGGCTGGGGCCCGGACGCAGGTCGTGGTGAAGAGCTCGTGA
- a CDS encoding FhaA domain-containing protein, translating to MGVLQRFERRLGGLVEGAFAKVFKGGVEPVEIAGALAREADDRRAISSNRVLVPNEFAVELASPDYNRLSPYSRALCDELAEMVREHAAEQRYTFVGPVSIRLTEAADLDVGVFRIRSSVASAEGMVATPPRRGPRAAPGAPRLLITNKEAPPGREREYELTAESTLIGRSVECDIRLTDTGVSRRHGEIRRMSDGNWLYVDAGSTNGSIVNGRPATQVKLVNGDLIELGAALVTFQRDDGRGGRDSREPGRMAAEAPEPFGRQHDRELGGGPDAYQGGRPDPRDRQGPRDRPDPRDRPGPRGEPYRDRLDGPARPVGNRSDEPFNDRSGARGEPYRDRPPAPGRPDRPGARPDEPFDDRSSPRGEPYRDRSGARGEPYRDGTGGRPARPGPDSPRPEPQREDRPRPGLRRKDSPRPVPPRPDAQRQDSPRPGPPRENLQPEGPHRQGPRRPEPADDRSGPRAERPRDDAYRGASSARNVPYRDGPARGGRDARDARPRQDGDSDEYPGQGRGYGRRGDGSGPHPAGARRASGRDNAGGRDGRPPEEIYDAEKVLPGRAPDRPRPDEPRRRPGPPPPSDRSW from the coding sequence ATGGGTGTGCTGCAGCGATTCGAACGCCGCCTGGGCGGCCTCGTCGAAGGCGCGTTCGCGAAGGTCTTCAAGGGTGGCGTCGAGCCGGTGGAGATCGCGGGCGCGCTGGCCCGGGAGGCCGACGACAGGCGCGCCATCAGCTCCAACCGCGTGCTGGTGCCGAACGAGTTCGCCGTGGAACTGGCCAGTCCGGACTACAACCGGCTCTCGCCCTACAGCCGGGCGCTGTGTGACGAGTTGGCCGAGATGGTCCGCGAACATGCGGCCGAGCAGCGGTACACGTTCGTCGGGCCGGTGAGCATCCGGCTGACCGAGGCGGCCGACCTGGACGTCGGCGTGTTCCGGATTCGCAGCAGCGTGGCGTCGGCCGAAGGGATGGTCGCGACGCCGCCCCGGCGGGGGCCACGAGCCGCGCCCGGAGCGCCCCGCCTGCTGATCACGAACAAGGAGGCACCCCCCGGCCGGGAGCGCGAGTACGAGCTGACCGCCGAGTCGACGCTGATCGGCCGCAGCGTGGAATGCGACATCCGGCTGACCGACACCGGGGTCTCCCGCCGCCACGGGGAGATCCGCCGGATGTCGGATGGCAACTGGCTCTATGTGGACGCCGGCTCGACGAACGGCAGCATCGTGAACGGCCGGCCGGCGACGCAGGTCAAGCTCGTCAACGGGGACCTGATCGAGCTGGGCGCCGCCCTGGTCACCTTCCAGCGCGACGACGGCCGCGGCGGTCGGGACAGCCGCGAGCCGGGTCGGATGGCCGCCGAGGCACCGGAGCCCTTCGGCCGTCAGCACGACCGTGAGCTAGGCGGCGGTCCGGACGCCTACCAGGGCGGCCGTCCCGACCCACGCGACCGCCAGGGCCCGCGGGACCGGCCAGATCCGCGGGACCGGCCAGGCCCGCGCGGCGAGCCCTACCGCGACCGGCTGGACGGACCGGCCCGGCCGGTGGGCAACCGTTCCGACGAGCCGTTCAACGACCGCTCCGGCGCCCGCGGCGAGCCCTACCGCGACCGGCCACCAGCCCCGGGCCGGCCCGACCGCCCCGGCGCCCGCCCGGACGAGCCCTTCGACGACCGGTCGAGCCCGCGCGGCGAGCCCTACCGAGACCGCTCCGGTGCCCGGGGCGAGCCGTACCGCGACGGCACGGGTGGCCGGCCGGCTCGCCCTGGCCCGGACTCGCCCCGCCCGGAGCCACAGCGCGAGGACCGCCCACGCCCCGGCCTGCGGCGCAAGGACTCGCCACGCCCTGTCCCGCCGCGGCCCGACGCGCAGCGCCAGGACTCGCCACGGCCCGGGCCGCCGCGCGAGAACCTCCAGCCCGAGGGCCCACACCGACAGGGCCCCCGGCGCCCGGAACCGGCGGACGACCGGTCCGGCCCCCGCGCCGAGCGCCCGCGTGACGATGCCTACCGCGGCGCGTCGAGCGCACGGAACGTGCCGTACCGGGACGGCCCAGCCCGCGGCGGCCGGGATGCCCGAGATGCCCGGCCCCGTCAGGATGGTGACAGCGATGAGTACCCTGGCCAAGGTCGTGGCTATGGTCGCCGTGGCGACGGGAGTGGGCCGCACCCGGCCGGAGCCCGCCGCGCCAGCGGCCGCGACAACGCCGGTGGTCGCGATGGCCGCCCGCCGGAAGAGATCTACGATGCCGAGAAAGTCCTGCCCGGCCGGGCGCCCGATCGTCCTCGGCCCGACGAGCCTCGCCGCCGGCCGGGCCCACCCCCGCCGAGCGACCGGAGCTGGTAA
- a CDS encoding PP2C family serine/threonine-protein phosphatase, translating to MSLRLHYAIRSDVGHVREGNEDSAYAGPYLLAVADGMGGHAAGEVASSTVIAALADLDTEIDADELVEALVSAMHDANANLRAMSARDGSLDGMGTTVTAVLASGDQFGVLHVGDSRCYLLRDEVLSQITHDHTLVQDLVDQGRITPEQANSHPQRSLLMRALDGREVDPDLSLRQARLGDRYLLCSDGLSGVVSGETILEALLGTSPQDAVDRLVELALKGGGPDNITVVVADVVDDEDPAQAAMVAGAAAEKDSVPGATPARVGPNPRNPDSDSAAARAARIGRVSRSGLSPEDFADGAAPGRGRRRLVFVGASVAVLLVLIAVAGWAWVKSQYYVGVHDNQVAIFQGVQSLDALSSVHATFMPISEVAEPDRSAVRAGLHAEDLTDAQKKVSSLRTVPASGSTSKPTTPPTATPTNVTTLPGTVASIAACATSDPAAAVSCVGLASPTP from the coding sequence GTGAGCCTGCGGCTTCACTACGCCATCCGCTCGGACGTCGGCCATGTCCGAGAAGGAAACGAGGACTCGGCGTATGCCGGTCCCTATCTACTTGCCGTCGCCGACGGCATGGGCGGTCACGCGGCAGGTGAGGTGGCGAGTTCGACGGTCATCGCCGCGTTGGCCGACCTGGACACCGAGATCGACGCGGACGAACTGGTGGAGGCGCTCGTCTCCGCCATGCACGACGCGAACGCGAACCTGCGCGCGATGTCCGCCCGGGACGGGTCACTCGACGGGATGGGCACCACGGTCACCGCCGTACTGGCCTCCGGTGACCAGTTTGGCGTGCTCCACGTCGGCGACTCCCGTTGCTACCTGCTGCGCGACGAGGTGCTGAGCCAGATCACGCACGATCACACCCTGGTGCAGGACCTGGTCGACCAGGGACGGATCACGCCCGAGCAGGCGAACTCGCACCCGCAGCGTTCGTTGCTGATGCGCGCCCTCGACGGCCGTGAGGTCGACCCTGACCTCTCGCTCCGCCAGGCCAGGCTCGGCGACCGCTACCTCCTGTGCAGCGACGGCCTCTCCGGCGTCGTCAGCGGGGAGACGATCCTCGAGGCCCTGCTGGGAACGAGCCCGCAGGACGCCGTCGACCGACTGGTCGAGCTGGCGCTCAAGGGCGGTGGCCCGGACAACATCACGGTCGTCGTCGCGGACGTCGTCGACGACGAGGACCCGGCGCAGGCCGCGATGGTGGCCGGTGCCGCTGCCGAGAAGGACAGCGTTCCCGGTGCCACCCCGGCCCGGGTCGGTCCCAACCCGCGTAACCCGGACAGTGACTCGGCCGCCGCCCGAGCCGCCCGGATCGGGCGGGTGTCCCGGAGCGGCCTGTCACCCGAGGACTTCGCCGACGGCGCGGCCCCCGGCCGGGGCCGCCGCCGGCTCGTCTTCGTCGGGGCGTCGGTCGCGGTGCTGCTCGTGCTCATCGCCGTCGCCGGCTGGGCGTGGGTGAAGAGCCAGTACTACGTGGGTGTCCACGACAACCAGGTCGCGATCTTCCAGGGGGTGCAGAGCCTCGACGCGCTGTCGAGCGTGCATGCCACCTTCATGCCGATCTCCGAGGTCGCCGAGCCGGACCGCAGTGCGGTCCGGGCCGGTCTGCACGCCGAAGACCTCACCGACGCTCAGAAGAAGGTGAGCAGCCTGCGGACCGTGCCGGCCAGCGGGTCCACCTCGAAGCCGACCACGCCTCCAACCGCGACGCCGACCAACGTCACCACGCTGCCCGGCACGGTGGCCTCGATCGCCGCCTGTGCGACGTCGGACCCAGCGGCAGCCGTCTCCTGCGTGGGCCTAGCGTCGCCGACCCCATGA
- a CDS encoding FHA domain-containing protein: protein MDPSQPNELVLLLVKIGYLALLWTFVLLAVRAIRTDLLEPARRRVARRGTPVRAGGDAVARPRGHQHPAQPPAGVPAPAPPNAPNAYPPSKVVVTKGPLAGTVIPLTGEPITIGRAPDSTLVLDDDFASGRHARLVPHDGRWFVEDLNSTNGTFLEHTKVTTPMPVSLGAPVRIGKTVLELRR, encoded by the coding sequence ATGGACCCGTCCCAGCCGAACGAGCTCGTCCTGTTGCTGGTGAAAATCGGCTACCTGGCGTTGCTTTGGACGTTCGTGCTGCTGGCCGTCCGCGCGATCCGCACGGATCTGCTCGAACCAGCGCGGCGCCGGGTGGCGCGGCGGGGTACACCGGTCCGGGCGGGCGGCGACGCCGTCGCGCGGCCGCGTGGTCATCAGCATCCGGCTCAACCACCGGCGGGTGTTCCGGCTCCGGCACCACCGAACGCACCCAATGCATACCCGCCAAGCAAGGTCGTGGTCACAAAGGGTCCGCTAGCGGGCACTGTCATCCCACTAACCGGCGAACCGATCACCATCGGACGGGCTCCAGACTCGACGTTGGTTCTTGACGATGACTTCGCGTCCGGCCGGCATGCGAGACTCGTCCCTCACGACGGGCGCTGGTTCGTCGAAGATCTCAACTCGACCAACGGAACCTTTCTCGAACACACGAAAGTGACCACGCCCATGCCGGTATCCCTCGGCGCGCCGGTCAGGATCGGCAAGACGGTCCTGGAGCTCCGCCGGTGA
- a CDS encoding penicillin-binding protein 2: MNRPIRKVTAVCAVLFAALLVNANWVQVGEQHSLKQEPTNTREIAARLDRQRGGLLAGPADDRVTMASSTPVDDEFKYLRQYSDGRLYEPITGYFTLYSATGLEHTENLFLNGDDDRLLASRVSALLSGSGRKGGYVLTTIDPKIQQAAAQALGGRKGAVVAMDPRTGAILAMVTAPTYDPNDLAGHNPDQVQKNYDVLNADPNQPLLNRATQQTYPPGSTFKLITAAAALSTGQYNISSVLPAPDRLKLPQTNTELPNFGGERCGNGQTDTMIHALTISCNTAFASLGMQVGGDRLRAQAQAFGFNTTIDGFELPEAKSVFPASLDQAQTAQSAIGQFDDRVTPLQMAQVVSAIANHGRMMKPYLVDELEGPDLKQISKTQPKELGQPISASVASDLTTMMESVVTSGTGTKARISGVSVAGKTGTAEHGTNEPPHAWFVGFAPADNPSIAVAVVVEDGGGESGTGGSVAAPIAQKVMQTALDIQG, from the coding sequence GTGAACCGGCCGATCCGCAAGGTCACGGCCGTGTGCGCCGTCCTGTTCGCGGCGCTGCTGGTCAACGCGAACTGGGTGCAGGTCGGCGAGCAGCACTCGCTCAAGCAGGAGCCGACGAACACCCGGGAGATCGCGGCCCGGCTGGACCGGCAGCGCGGCGGCCTGCTCGCCGGCCCGGCGGACGACCGGGTGACGATGGCCAGCTCGACGCCGGTCGACGACGAGTTCAAGTACCTGCGCCAGTACTCGGATGGCCGGCTGTATGAGCCGATCACCGGCTATTTCACGCTCTACAGCGCCACCGGGCTGGAACACACCGAGAACCTGTTCCTCAACGGCGACGACGACCGGCTGCTCGCGAGCCGGGTCAGCGCGCTGCTGTCCGGCTCAGGCCGCAAGGGCGGCTATGTGCTGACCACGATCGACCCGAAGATCCAGCAGGCCGCCGCGCAGGCGCTGGGCGGGCGCAAGGGCGCGGTCGTCGCGATGGACCCGCGCACCGGCGCGATCCTCGCGATGGTGACCGCCCCGACGTACGACCCGAACGATCTCGCCGGCCACAACCCGGACCAGGTCCAGAAGAACTACGACGTCCTGAACGCGGACCCGAACCAGCCGCTGCTGAACCGAGCCACGCAGCAGACCTATCCACCCGGCTCGACCTTCAAGCTGATCACCGCGGCGGCTGCGCTTTCCACCGGGCAGTACAACATCAGCTCGGTGCTTCCGGCGCCGGACCGGCTCAAGCTTCCACAGACCAACACCGAACTGCCGAACTTCGGTGGTGAACGCTGCGGGAACGGACAGACCGACACGATGATCCACGCCCTGACGATCTCCTGCAACACCGCGTTCGCCTCGCTCGGCATGCAGGTCGGCGGGGACAGGCTGCGCGCACAGGCGCAGGCATTCGGGTTCAACACGACGATCGACGGCTTCGAACTGCCGGAGGCGAAGAGCGTCTTTCCCGCGTCTCTGGACCAGGCACAGACCGCGCAGTCGGCGATCGGCCAGTTCGACGACCGGGTCACGCCGCTGCAGATGGCACAGGTGGTGTCGGCGATCGCCAACCACGGGCGGATGATGAAGCCGTACCTCGTTGACGAGCTCGAAGGGCCCGACCTCAAGCAGATCTCCAAGACCCAGCCGAAGGAGCTAGGCCAGCCCATCTCCGCGTCCGTAGCCAGTGACCTGACCACCATGATGGAGTCCGTGGTCACATCGGGCACCGGTACCAAGGCGCGGATCAGCGGCGTGTCGGTGGCAGGCAAGACAGGCACCGCCGAACATGGGACGAACGAGCCGCCGCACGCCTGGTTCGTCGGGTTCGCCCCAGCCGATAACCCAAGCATCGCCGTCGCGGTCGTGGTCGAGGATGGCGGCGGAGAGTCCGGGACCGGCGGCTCCGTCGCGGCCCCGATCGCGCAGAAGGTCATGCAGACCGCATTGGACATCCAAGGATGA
- a CDS encoding serine/threonine-protein kinase has protein sequence MNNPSGQPAHHPAQPFAGAVPANTVLDNRYRLDGRIATGGMGEVWRGVDQTLGRPVAVKLLRPEYASDESFLVRFRGEARHAARLSHPGIASVYDYGEVATVDDHPTAYLVMELVEGEPLSAVLHREKRLSPERMLDVLGQAADALQAAHALNIVHRDIKPGNLLIRNDGVVKVTDFGIARAVDAAPLTATGIMMGTAYYVSPEQASGRPVTPASDVYSLGVVAYECLAGRRPFDDRNPIVVVMAHQQDNPPPLPGDVPHQVRQLVEQAMTKNPNRRPSSAGGFARSAAAIQREMFAPEPRWAAGAGGVSPDMTARHPGPAGPPPRGRTRAASWLADGPAGAPAAGGTSAPGGAAARGGYPGGAGAPAAPGANYPGQPGGRGGPATSYQQGAPGYPPAQPGGTGYQSPAGQTGYQQGGGFANRADGATGYQPGATGYQQGANSYQPGATSYQPGATGYQQGANSYQPGATSYQPGATGYQQGANSYQPGATSYQPGATGYEPEQAGYQPAPTAYQPAPTAYQPAAGGWADDDQGDETSLAAAHPAPAGDLDEPAGWQPGNRAARRAGSARAGAAGGRRRRLSLPVLLVLLVLTVIVCALITRSLAGSGGSNHAAASVTQAVTTGTRGGGIVVGEANAGD, from the coding sequence ATGAACAACCCGTCCGGGCAGCCCGCCCACCATCCGGCTCAGCCGTTCGCCGGCGCCGTGCCGGCCAACACCGTTCTCGACAACCGCTACCGCCTCGACGGCCGGATCGCCACCGGCGGCATGGGCGAGGTCTGGCGCGGCGTCGACCAGACGCTGGGCCGACCGGTCGCCGTCAAGCTGCTGCGCCCGGAGTACGCCAGCGACGAGTCGTTCCTGGTCCGCTTCCGCGGCGAGGCCCGGCACGCCGCCCGCCTCTCGCACCCCGGCATCGCCTCGGTCTACGACTACGGCGAGGTCGCGACCGTCGACGACCACCCGACCGCCTACCTGGTGATGGAGCTCGTCGAGGGCGAGCCGCTGTCCGCGGTGCTGCACCGGGAGAAGCGGCTGTCACCGGAGCGGATGCTCGACGTCCTCGGCCAGGCGGCGGACGCGCTGCAGGCCGCGCACGCACTGAACATCGTGCACCGCGACATCAAGCCGGGCAACCTGCTGATCCGCAACGACGGCGTCGTCAAGGTCACCGACTTCGGCATCGCGCGGGCTGTCGACGCCGCGCCGCTGACGGCCACCGGAATCATGATGGGCACGGCCTACTACGTGTCACCGGAGCAGGCCTCGGGCCGCCCGGTCACCCCGGCGAGCGACGTGTACTCGCTCGGCGTCGTCGCCTACGAGTGCCTGGCCGGCCGCCGGCCGTTCGACGACCGCAACCCCATCGTCGTCGTCATGGCGCACCAGCAGGACAACCCGCCGCCGCTGCCTGGCGACGTGCCCCACCAGGTGCGCCAGCTCGTCGAGCAGGCGATGACGAAGAACCCGAACCGGCGGCCTTCGTCGGCCGGCGGGTTCGCCCGCAGCGCCGCGGCCATCCAGCGGGAGATGTTCGCGCCGGAGCCGCGCTGGGCCGCGGGCGCCGGCGGCGTCAGCCCCGACATGACCGCGCGCCACCCCGGCCCGGCCGGCCCGCCGCCGCGCGGGCGCACCCGCGCGGCGTCCTGGCTCGCCGACGGCCCGGCCGGCGCTCCCGCCGCCGGCGGCACGAGTGCGCCCGGCGGCGCCGCCGCGCGCGGCGGCTACCCCGGCGGAGCGGGAGCCCCGGCCGCGCCGGGCGCCAACTATCCCGGTCAGCCCGGTGGCCGCGGCGGGCCGGCGACCAGCTACCAGCAGGGCGCGCCGGGCTACCCGCCGGCCCAGCCCGGCGGCACCGGGTACCAGTCGCCAGCCGGCCAGACCGGCTACCAGCAGGGCGGCGGCTTCGCCAACCGCGCCGACGGCGCCACCGGCTACCAGCCCGGCGCGACCGGGTACCAGCAGGGAGCGAACAGCTACCAGCCCGGCGCCACCAGCTACCAGCCCGGCGCGACCGGGTACCAGCAGGGAGCGAACAGCTACCAGCCCGGCGCCACCAGCTACCAGCCCGGCGCCACCGGGTACCAGCAGGGAGCGAACAGCTACCAGCCCGGCGCCACCAGCTACCAGCCCGGCGCCACCGGGTACGAGCCCGAGCAGGCTGGCTACCAACCGGCGCCCACGGCCTACCAGCCGGCACCGACCGCCTACCAGCCGGCCGCCGGCGGCTGGGCCGATGACGACCAGGGCGACGAGACCAGCCTGGCCGCGGCGCACCCCGCGCCGGCCGGTGACCTGGACGAGCCGGCCGGCTGGCAGCCGGGCAACCGCGCGGCCCGACGGGCCGGATCCGCCCGCGCGGGCGCGGCCGGCGGCCGCAGACGGCGACTCAGTCTGCCTGTCCTGCTGGTGCTGCTGGTCCTCACCGTGATCGTCTGCGCCCTGATCACCCGTTCGCTCGCCGGCTCCGGTGGCTCGAACCACGCCGCGGCCTCCGTCACACAGGCGGTGACGACCGGTACCCGCGGTGGTGGGATCGTGGTCGGGGAGGCGAACGCGGGTGACTGA
- the pknB gene encoding Stk1 family PASTA domain-containing Ser/Thr kinase, with the protein MTDVTDLYGTEPRLVGDRYELGAGIGYGGMAEVYRGKDIRLGRDVAIKVLRSDLARDPNFLKRFQREAQSAAGLNHPAIVSVYDTGEDVINGSRLPYIVMEFVEGRTLREMLQREGPFPERRAMEITSDICAALDYSHRLGIIHRDVKPANVMLSPDGSVKVMDFGIAKANNATSSTMTATQAVIGTAQYLSPEQAQGKKVDARSDVYSTGVLFYELLTGEPPFRGDNPVAVAYQHVREIPDPPSRHNTALSAAADAVTLHALEKEPDDRYGSAGEMRDDLERALAGRRVVAQQSGRPTGGAAAAATQIARGGYRDDPRTSGYDTYDRYGDTGYQDSGYEAGAYRQSGETRTRGGYAPVGGYTDQFERFPPDDDRYGGSGGPTPPPQRGSNAWKWVLAGLAVVLTFVVVSLVATSLLANKGGGSGGGSSTETTIPTGLKGQPLTAVKNQLTDLGFTNITSKSQTVTDGTAPDTVINIAPTEGTKVPLSTAITLTVAAAPDQRPVPDVVGETESAASDALTQAGFQVQSQPYSDSNNPPKQKPGRVEKTDPAAGQPWGVGTTVTIYVVSSQVNVGSYIGQSVASAQAALTQLGLNNTVQQQPSDQPPGTVIDQNPKNATVNRGDTITLTVAAQATSSPSSTPSTGATPTLPGLPTSGTTGGPGHGGTPTPSASASG; encoded by the coding sequence GTGACTGACGTGACGGACTTGTACGGGACGGAGCCACGTCTCGTCGGCGACCGGTACGAGCTGGGCGCCGGCATCGGCTACGGCGGCATGGCCGAGGTGTACCGCGGCAAGGACATCCGGCTGGGCCGGGACGTGGCCATCAAGGTGCTGCGCTCGGACCTCGCCCGCGACCCGAACTTCCTCAAGCGTTTCCAGCGTGAGGCCCAGTCGGCCGCGGGCCTCAACCATCCCGCGATCGTGTCGGTCTACGACACCGGCGAAGACGTCATCAACGGCTCCCGGCTGCCGTACATCGTGATGGAGTTCGTCGAGGGCCGCACCCTGCGCGAGATGCTGCAGCGCGAGGGCCCGTTCCCGGAGCGCCGGGCGATGGAGATCACCTCCGACATCTGCGCGGCGCTGGACTACAGCCACCGGCTGGGCATCATCCACCGGGACGTCAAGCCGGCGAACGTGATGCTGTCCCCGGACGGCTCGGTCAAGGTGATGGACTTCGGCATCGCCAAGGCCAACAACGCGACCTCGTCGACGATGACCGCCACGCAGGCCGTCATCGGCACTGCCCAGTACCTGTCGCCCGAGCAGGCGCAGGGCAAGAAGGTCGACGCGCGCAGCGACGTCTACTCGACCGGGGTGCTGTTCTACGAGCTGCTCACGGGTGAGCCGCCGTTCCGGGGCGACAACCCGGTGGCCGTCGCCTACCAGCACGTCCGGGAGATCCCCGACCCGCCGTCGCGGCACAACACCGCGCTGTCAGCCGCCGCGGACGCGGTCACGCTGCACGCGCTGGAGAAGGAGCCCGACGACCGGTACGGGAGCGCCGGGGAGATGCGCGACGACCTGGAGCGTGCGCTCGCCGGCCGTAGGGTCGTCGCGCAGCAGTCCGGCCGCCCGACCGGCGGCGCCGCGGCCGCGGCGACACAGATCGCCCGCGGCGGCTACCGCGACGACCCCCGAACCAGCGGCTACGACACCTACGACCGCTACGGCGACACCGGCTACCAAGACTCGGGCTACGAGGCCGGGGCCTACCGGCAGAGCGGTGAGACCCGCACCCGTGGCGGCTACGCCCCCGTGGGCGGCTACACCGACCAGTTCGAGCGCTTCCCCCCGGACGACGACCGGTACGGCGGCTCCGGCGGCCCGACGCCGCCGCCCCAGCGCGGCTCGAACGCGTGGAAATGGGTGCTGGCCGGCCTCGCGGTCGTGCTCACGTTCGTCGTCGTCTCCCTGGTCGCGACGTCGCTGCTGGCCAACAAGGGCGGTGGCTCCGGTGGCGGCTCGTCGACCGAGACGACGATCCCCACGGGTCTGAAAGGCCAGCCCCTTACCGCCGTCAAGAACCAGCTGACCGACCTCGGCTTCACCAATATCACCAGCAAATCGCAGACGGTGACCGACGGGACCGCGCCGGACACGGTCATCAACATCGCGCCGACTGAGGGCACCAAGGTCCCGTTGTCGACGGCCATCACCCTGACGGTCGCGGCGGCGCCGGACCAGAGGCCCGTCCCGGACGTCGTCGGCGAGACGGAGTCGGCGGCCTCGGACGCGCTCACGCAGGCCGGGTTCCAGGTACAGAGCCAGCCCTACAGTGACAGCAACAACCCGCCGAAGCAGAAGCCGGGCCGGGTGGAGAAGACCGACCCTGCGGCTGGTCAGCCGTGGGGCGTGGGCACCACGGTCACGATCTACGTGGTCAGCTCGCAGGTGAACGTCGGCAGCTACATCGGCCAGTCGGTCGCGTCGGCCCAGGCCGCCCTGACGCAGCTGGGGCTGAACAACACGGTCCAGCAGCAGCCGAGTGACCAGCCGCCGGGCACCGTCATCGACCAGAACCCGAAGAACGCCACCGTGAACCGTGGAGACACGATCACCCTGACCGTCGCCGCGCAGGCCACCAGCAGCCCGAGCAGCACGCCGTCCACCGGTGCGACCCCGACGCTGCCCGGCCTGCCGACCTCGGGCACCACCGGCGGCCCCGGCCACGGCGGGACCCCGACCCCCAGCGCCAGCGCCAGCGGGTGA